The window ATACACAGTGGTCAGTTCGACTTGGACTTGTTGAGGTCAGCAGCCGAGATCGAACCCGGAGCCGGTACCGCAGAAGGCGTCGCAGTCGGCGTGGGCGCGACGACAGGCGGGGCCTTGTTGTCCGACGCCAGCGAGGCCTGCAGGATCTTGGTCGGGTCCTTGGGCGGCTCGCCACGGTGAATGGCATCGACATACTGCATGCCCGCGATCACGCGACCGAACACTGTGTATTTGTGATCGAGCGCGAAGCGCGGGTAGAACATGATGAAGAACTGGCTGTTCGCGCTGTTCGGGTCGTTGGTGCGCGCCATCGCAACCGTACCGCGCACATGCGGCATCGAATTGAATTCCGCCGTCAGGTCGGGAAGATCGGAGCCGCCCTGCCCGGTTCCCGTCGGATCGCCGGTCTGCGCCATGAAGCCATCAATCACGCGGTGGAATATCTGGCCATTGTAGAAGCCCTTTTCCGTGAGCGTCTTGATCCGCTCGACATGATGGGGCGCCCACTGCGGCATCAGACGGATCGCCACGCGTCCACCGTCCGACAGATCGAGCAACAGCACGTTCTGCGGATCGTGAGAGATATCCATGTCCACCGTCACCGGCAGCTTGGCCTTCTGCATCTCGGTCGCCTCGCTGGCGGCCGCGCTCTCTTCGAGAGCCTTCTTCTTGTCCTTGGCGATAGCGGGCGTAGCGGCGAGCACGAGGCCCATCATCATCGCGGTAACGGGAAGGCGGAAGTTCATCTATCACTCACACTTGGGTCTGCCCTCTGGGCGCGCCAGCGTTAGCCGCCTTGCGCTGTCGAGACAATGAACGAATTACGGGGAGCGCGTTACCTGAGCCGTAACTGTGGCAACACGCGGGCAATGGAAAAATTCGATGGCGCCCTCAATAGTCGCCAAGAAACCCTCGCTCGGCAATCCGCGCCAGCACATCTTCGCGAACGGCAGGGCTGACAAACCGGGTGATGTCGCCCCGGAACATGGCGATTTCCTTCACCAGCTTGGAGGCGATCGGCTGCAGACCGACATCGGCCATCAGGAATACCGTCTCGATCTCGGCATCGAGCTGCTGGTTCATCCCGGCCATCTGGTATTCGTATTCGAAATCGGCGACCGCGCGCAGCCCGCGCACGATCACGCCTGCGTTCTGTGCCCGCGCGAACTTCATCAGCAGCGCGTTGAAGCCCACGACAGTCACGTTATCGAGCCCCAGCGCAGCCACTTCACGCTCGACCATGGCGATGCGTTCGTCCGGCTGAAAGAGCGGGTCCTTCGACGGGTTGGTGGTGACGCCGACGATCAACCGGTCGACCAGCTTTGCGCCGCGACGGATGATGTCCGCATGGCCCAGCGTGATGGGATCGAAAGTGCCGGGA of the Novosphingobium sp. 9 genome contains:
- a CDS encoding peptidylprolyl isomerase, producing MNFRLPVTAMMMGLVLAATPAIAKDKKKALEESAAASEATEMQKAKLPVTVDMDISHDPQNVLLLDLSDGGRVAIRLMPQWAPHHVERIKTLTEKGFYNGQIFHRVIDGFMAQTGDPTGTGQGGSDLPDLTAEFNSMPHVRGTVAMARTNDPNSANSQFFIMFYPRFALDHKYTVFGRVIAGMQYVDAIHRGEPPKDPTKILQASLASDNKAPPVVAPTPTATPSAVPAPGSISAADLNKSKSN
- the coaD gene encoding pantetheine-phosphate adenylyltransferase — translated: MTDLSSAERVGVYPGTFDPITLGHADIIRRGAKLVDRLIVGVTTNPSKDPLFQPDERIAMVEREVAALGLDNVTVVGFNALLMKFARAQNAGVIVRGLRAVADFEYEYQMAGMNQQLDAEIETVFLMADVGLQPIASKLVKEIAMFRGDITRFVSPAVREDVLARIAERGFLGDY